Proteins from a single region of Hyla sarda isolate aHylSar1 unplaced genomic scaffold, aHylSar1.hap1 scaffold_166, whole genome shotgun sequence:
- the LOC130311709 gene encoding profilin-1-like, which produces MSWDDYIKNLVGPDVQDAVICGFNPCCVWAAHPCGSLSKITPAEIAALAAEDRTSFYTNGLTLGGVRCSLIRDNINDSHTMDVRTKASEGPTYNITIGKTNSAFVIVMGGEGIHGGTVNSKAHAMTKYLRERNM; this is translated from the exons ATGTCCTGGGACGATTACATTAAGAATCTGGTGGGGCCTGATGTGCAGGACGCGGTCATCTGCGGCTTCAACCCGTGCTGTGTGTGGGCCGCTCACCCATGTGGGAGTCTGAGCAAGATCACG CCCGCAGAGATCGCCGCTCTGGCCGCTGAGGATCGCACCAGCTTCTACACAAACGGCCTGACGCTGGGGGGGGTGCGCTGCAGCCTCATCCGGGACAACATTAACGACTCCCACACCATGGACGTCAGGACGAAGGCGTCAGAGGGGCCAACGTATAACATCACCATTGGGAAAACAAATTCAG CTTTCGTCATTGTGATGGGAGGAGAAGGCATCCACGGGGGGACGGTGAATTCTAAAGCACACGCCATGACCAAGTATCTGCGAGAACGGAACATGTGA